In Panulirus ornatus isolate Po-2019 chromosome 66, ASM3632096v1, whole genome shotgun sequence, the DNA window GGAGTGCACTGGTAAAGATATCTTTTCTATGAATTACtgtttttagatatattttgtACAATCCTTTATGAATATGAAGATCTGTAATCCAACCACCATGCAAGAATCTCATTAAAAGAGTCACAAAGAAAAATAGAGGGAAAATATAACGTACCATTTCATTAATTATATCTTGAGTGTTTTGAAGTGAACATTCTTACTAATCATAGCTAGGATATACAACCTTCATCAagttcatctattttcttttatacttttctgaAAATGTATGTAATTATAATTTCACAGAGTAACTTAGAAAATAATTGGGCAAAAAAATTATGAGAAAACTGcacttcaaaatatcattttttcattatacccTGAATGTTTTGAATCAAAGGCATGTGGAAACTAAGTAAGAATTCCATCTCTATTAGAAAATAAACTTGAAAATAGCCACAATATACCTAAATAACACAGTGTATGCCACTTATATTGCCATATTTGTTTTAAACTAAGCCTGAAGAACAATGCTCGATAAGAAAAATTCACatccaaagaaaaaacaaaattattttccCTTGTGCTCTTACCAGATCAGTCtcccaaacatgaaaatatatgttaAATACTGGTGTAATATGGTATTCAAaaacacataacagctagagcatggatgtgagcaaatgaaatgGCGAACAACTATGGAAGTTTTGCTTTTTGTTCACACTTGTAGCCCTCAGTTGTATAGAATCTAACACTTACATATACAGATTTTTCCATCTTGTGCCACATGCATTACTTTTTTACTTTAATGTAGCTTGATTCTCTGTTTCATAAAACTATGTGATTAACCAAATGAGTAAGGTACAAAGTATCTCTCGTCATGACTATAtaggtgacaaaaaaaaaaaaaaaaaaaaaaaatgctagaaaAAGTTGTGCATCCTAACTGAGCAGCCACAGTTGGCATGTTTTACAAAAATTGTACCTAACTATATTTATAAGTTACTAAAAGTCATGTTAACTGGGTATGTTTTATTTGATGTATAACTGTACTTTGTGCCCTAAGTTATGGTTTCCAAGGGAAAATCTGGTGATGCAAATTGTGCAACCCCAAGGAGAACAGGGAAAGCGAGTTTTTATAGAAAAACGAGGACTTACTTGATTGCTTTACACATGGGAATAATGCAGTGTCTGTTAGAATGCAGTTTGGTGTTTGTGAGTCAATGGAGTGACCCATAAAGAGAAATGATGTGGCCTTTTGTATGGCATAACTGGCTGCCTGCTTTGTAGGAATACAGAGCCCAAGTGCAACCCATCAAGGATGATGTAATGCCACCATTCTATGCAGCAttaaatctttatttcttttctgtacagttttgtacatttccttttaccTTTGCACAATAAACGATACTGCCACTGTGCaatggcagtatcataaccaatgaggcaggaggtgctgctactgtggaaaGTAAAAGAAGCTTGATATTGGCAAAAGTTATCAAGTTTCAGCACCTCGAGTggatactctagttttactgGAGTAGCCATGTCTCACCCCGCCTTCTCATGGTgaacttgttattacatcccttAAGGGTGGAACTAAAGGAGGACGCATTACTCAATTACATCAGGGAAATACTTTTGGGTTTGGACAAACACTTGAGGTGTGATGTCACCTTTAgttttttgacaattttggagccttgctgcctctggaaacattgCGCTggatttgccctctgccagtgacctgtcaaggttgaggcacaaaaggctaagaagtggcactggagtctaccagttatgccaagggTTAAAAGAGACGAGCGATTGAGGGTGACTGTGCTGAATGTGAATGATATGACCAGTAAGAGTAATAATAGACAGActgtggagaggtttaaaagttgtagcgTGGATGTGCGAGGGATTGGGGAAACCTATATCTTTGGGCAGTGtgtgaagtgaaaatgaaaataatgaatgcaagttatgggagggcatggaaggaggtgcgatatggatgggaatgagtgaaaactATTGGGGAAGacaaaaagaaggatgtgcaattctgctatcactaaGAGTTTGGGAGGGAGTTACAGATCACAGAAGGAATGGATCaaaaatagtgtgggtgaaaggaaagattggattATGAAATATGCATGGTTAAGtgtagttttgatacacaagacagggttatagtgatgggtgaattgaatgcaaaggtgagtaatttggcagttgagggaataattggtgtacatggggtgttcattgttgtaaatggaaatggtgaagagcttttagatttatgtgctgaaaaaagactggtgattgggaatacctggtttaaaaagagagatatacataagtataagtatgtaagtaggagagatggccagagagcgttattggattacgtgttaattaataggcgcgtgaaagagagacttttggatgttaatgtgctgagaggtgcaactgcagggatgtctgataattatcttgtggaggcaaaagtgaagatttgtagagtttttcagaaaagaagagagaatgttggggtgaagagagtggtgagagtaagtgagcttgggaaggagacttgtgtgaggaagtaccaagagagactgagtacagaatggaaaaaggtgagaacaaaggacgtaaggggagtgggggaggaatggggtgtatttagggaagcagtgattgcttgagcaaaagatgcttgtggcatgagaagcgtaggaggtgggagaattagaaagggtaatgagtggagggatgaagaagtaagattattagtgaaagagaagagagaggcatttggacgatttttgcagggaaataatgcaaatgactgggagatgtataaaagaaaaaggcaggaggtcaagagaaaggtgcaagaggtaaaaaagaaggcaaatgagagttggggtgagagagtatcattaaattttagggagaataaaaagatttttggaaggaggtaaataaagtgcataaggcaagggaacaaatgggaacatcagtgaagggggataacggggaggtgaaaacaagtagtggtgatgtgaggagatggagtgagtattttgaaggtttggtgaatgtgtttgatgatagagtggcagatatagggtgttttggtcgaggcggtgtgcaaagtgagagggttagggagaatgatttggtaaacagacaagaggtggtaaaagctttgcagaagatgaaagccggcaaggcagggggtttggatggtattgcagtggagtttatcaaaaaagggggttactgtaatgctgactggttggtacgattatttaatgtatgtatgactcatggtgaggtacctgaggattggcagaatgcttacatagtgccattgtacaaaggcaaggaggataaaagtgagtgtgcaagttacagaggtacaagtttgttgtgtattcctgggaaattatgtgggagggtattgattgagagggtgaaggcttgtacagagcatcagactcgggaagagcagtgtggtttcagaagtggtagaggatgtgtggatcaggtgtttgctttgaagaatgtatgtgagaaatacttagaaaagcaaatagatctgtatgtagcatttatggatctggagaggcatatgagagagttgacagaaatgctctgtggaagagaggaaagtgattggttctaagtgaatgttggtttgcagcagggcttcacatgccctggttcaatccattgacagcacgtcgaccccggtataccacatcattccaattcactctattccttgcacaccttgtgacgacaggaatgaataagggcagactatgaattatgtacatgtgtatatatgtatatgtctgtgtgaatatatatatgtatacgatgatatgtataggtatgtatatgtgcatgtttggacgtgtatgtacatacatgtgcatgtgggtgggttgggccattctttcgtctgtttccttgcgctacctcgctaacgcgggaaacagtgacaaagtataataaataaataaatataaaatatttatttatcatacacaactgctgtttcctgcgtcagcaaggtagcaccatgaaaaagATGAAGTatgccccatccactcatatacatataaacatatatataaatgcccacatacgtacatatacatacatatacgtatcaacaaatatgtacatatacatacacatatgctgacattacgtacatacacacatacatattcatacttgctagccttcatccattcctgtcaccacccagccccacaggaaaactgcatcgctatcccctgcttcagggaggcagtgccaggaatacaaacaaaaaaggccacatttgtttacactcagtctctaactgtcatgtgtaatgcaccaaaaccacagctccctatccaggccccacagaccccacacgctttgcatgcATGAGCACGTACTCCTTCCCCCAGCACATCTAACAACATGCAAGCTATCGTATACAAAAAACATATCTAAGATATGGATCACAGCTTCTTAAAAAGAACACATTCCATTCTAAAATATGACCAAAAATCATAAGATGTAATTCCATGCAAATGACAACATGTGCACAcctgaaaaatattttcaaaatcacAAAGCAAAAAGTGAATTCAATGGGTACCTTGCAGTATAAAGTACATGAAGTTTGGGCTGTTCAAATTTGGCTACCAAGTTTAATGGGCCAATTTCTAAAGAGTGAAGGTCAAAATACAATGGCTTTTGAAAGAAACCAGTGCTCTGATTCTTGCTTTGCTCTGTTTCTTCTTCAGTGAAAGGCACAAAATCTGCAAGAAAAAGATGGCTGTACAATAATCAAAAGAACCATTTTAGTATTGTAACAGAATCTTCCAAGTTGTCATGACTTCATATTACTAATAAGAAGAATTATGGAAGCAGTCAAGACTTGGCAAGAAGCATCCACCAAACAAATTTCATAAGGGGATCTGTTATACCAGGTAATATGCACGATGTAAAATACTTTTTCAGTTTACTGTCTACTTCAGACATCTACAAGCATAAAACAATGAGTGAATGTCTATGAAGCAAATCATCTCTGGGAGACATATTATCAACCATTTGATAAAATTCTATCATTTAGCAAAACAGTTAAAATCACAATATATCAAATAAACTGATTTACATAGATTTGCATAGGCATGCATGCCATGGTTTGCTGCCAGTATCTGCATTTGTTGAGATGATTTACGCTCTCTACCAGTGAGCAGAGTATACCTTTAAACagcattttgacaattttttcAAGTCACAAATTCAAAAGTTTTAATGCTATCATTACTTTAAGTCCTAATATAATCCATAAGATTTCACAGGTCCAAACTCTGCATGTACACCACCTAAGTGCAAGGGAAGAGAAAGCAAGTCAAGAAAACTTCTAAGTGTTGTTACATAGTTAATTATTTTGATAACTGAATATTATCCCTAAGGTAAAGGGAGAAAGATTCTTCCCCtatattccatgcatgtcgtGGAAGGTGACTTATAAGGACGGaagggggagggctggaaatcctctaaTTCTTGTATTACAGTTTCTTAAAGATGGAACAGAATAAAGAGCAACGTAAggaatgcttatcctcctcaaaggttcaagCTGGGCTATCTGAATGTAACCCAAGATCAGACGAAAGGAGAAACAGTTTGTCTAAGGAACAGAATCTGAATGTTCTGGTTTGGAGTAAAATGATGGAGTAAAACGGAAGTATGGTTTGAGTAAGTCTTAATATGTGGTTAAGAGATATGGAAGGGGAAAAATTACAGCTAAACGAGATGTGGaatgtgtaaggaagtgagcacTATGTTgatgagtaaaaatgaaagtggattactagagatgggtgattagtaaTGCTTACGCACCTGGGcacaagaagaaaaatgaagacaTGCAAGTGTTTAAGAAGCAGCTGAAAGAGAATGTCAGCAGCATTGATGCAAGAGATATGGTATTATGAATGAGTGATCTAAATGTtaaagtgagtaatgtagcagctaAGGTCATAATTGGGGGAGACGGAGGTTTCAGTAAGgtcaacagcttgtggagttgtgtgctgaagaactgatgactgggaatacatgCTTTAAAAAGAAGGACAAACATAAGGATAGGTGGGTGAGTTAAAAAAAACAATGGTTcaaaggcattactggattacatactaattgctAGGCATGTAAAGGACTCCTGGATGTGAAAGGCTATAGTGGGATGTTTAATCATTGCAAAGTttaggatttgtagaggttttcagaaaagagaaaataatatgtgtgagaagaggatggtaCAAGTAAATGAGCTttgaaataccaagagagattgagtgtagaatggcaaatggtgagaaTATACAAAAgtggggaagagggtgaggaatggaaagtatttaagGAGGCAATGCTGGCATGCGTGAAAGATGTGAGTGGCATTTCACataattcttcattgctcccacaacCTCTGCCCTCTTCCCCATCCTATCACTCTTCCATTTctatggttctattcactgccaagtccactccaagatacctaaaacacttcacttcctccaatttttctccatcacaaattacatcccaattaacttgtccctcaaccctgccgaACCTAATACCCTTAGTCTTATCCAtttctactctcaactttctcctttcacacactttttcaaaatcagtcaccatcttctgccatttctcatttgaatcagcaaCCAAAGCTGTTTTATCggctaacaactgactcacttcccaggccctctcattcccaacagaacacatacttgcccctctctccacactcttaaatttaccttcctaaccaccacatccataaacaaattaaacaaccatggtaacaccacacccctgctgcagaccaaccttcactagggacctttcactctcttctcttcctacatgtacacatgccttacacccttgataaaaacttctctgcttccagAAGCTTacaacccacaccatatattcttaataccttccacaaagcatctctgtcaactctatatgccttttccagatccataaatgagaaaataaaaagagtactgttgagagaccagaggagggtgtgaaatggtttagacatatggagagaatgagtgaggaaaggttgacaaagaggacatatgtgtaagaggtagagggaacaaggagaagcaggagaccaagctggaggtggaaggatgaagtgaaaaagattttgagcaactggggactgaacacacaagagggtgagaggcatgaaaggaaaagagtaaattggaatgatgtggtataccacagtcaatgtgctgtcaatggactgaaccagggcatgtgacgtctggggtaaaccatgaaaagatctgaGGGGCCTGGAGGTGGACAGGGAgatgaggtttcagtgcattacacatgacagctagagagcgagtgagagtggatgtggcctttttttcatctgtttcctggtgcaacctttctgatgcagggggtggcaatgctgtttcttgttgggaaatggatgaatgcaagtaagtatatgtacatgtgtacataggtatacgtatgcatgcatatgtgtatgtataagtatgtgcatgtatgtacatatatgagtggatggggcttgctttctttgtttcttggtgttaccttgctgacatgggaaatggcaatcgagTATAatggatataaataaataaatacatactgGTAATAATATGGCCTTGGGTAGCGCCACCATTGCTTGTGCCTTTTCAGCTAAAACAGGAAAATAGTTAAGAAAGGTGATCAGAAAATTGCACTGAACTATTAGCCAGTCTTACTAAAAAACATGTCTTACAAAGCAAACGAACAACTACTTGCAAAGGAAACACCTTTTAATCAAAGTGAGACACAACACAGTTTCAGGGAAGGGGTTCTTCCATTATCAATCTTCCAGATTTCTATTATGGGGTGAACTCCATCTTTGATCAAAGAAAGGAAAGGATAGACTATGAGCTCTTGGACAGCCAGAAAGCCTGTGACACAGTCACTCTCTGGTGGATGATAAAGAAACTTGAGCTGTAGGAAGAAATAAATAGCAGACACCTTCAAAAGACAGGAATAACTTAGTGGAGGAGAGCAAAGGGTATAGTTAAGAGGTACATCCTCAAAGTAGACAAGGGTTACAAGCAGAGTGTGTGCTACAGCTGTACAAGAGCTACTTATCTCTTGTGTGGCTGATGGCTTTTTGAAAATAAGCATATACTTAAACCCttttattctctcttcttttctttatccAACTGGACTATCTCAGTAATTATGCTACTTCCAGATAAATAGTTAAAAAATTCTCCAAATATCTTATAGACTTTAGTTTTGCAACAAAAAGCAGAACATATTCGCCTACATATCACAAAATAATTCGTTTTACACATGAGATTCTGAGTATAACCCATAGAATGTAATGAGGAGCAATGTTCAAAGGAGCTCAATTTCATTATGCATGGCATTTTTACAGTTTGTCATCACACCTGTGGAAGCGAGATACAATTTTGGTTTTCTCTCAGTAACAACTTGATGTTTATCTTACAGAAAAGAATAAATACTTACCTTTCTCGAGTTGTTTTTTCAAATGCAAATCATCAAATGCAGCTTTCATCATGTTAGTATTTTGACGACTTTCCCATCTTTTCTCAGACTTGTTTCCCATATGGTCGTTTATCAAAATTCCTTTATTCTCAAAACCTTTATTTTCTTTAGAGGTAACAGGCCATTTCATATTTTGAAAATGACGTGAATCTTTGATACTATGGTAGATCATGAGATAAGAATCATCGCAACTTTGAGGCCCATCATCTTTCAAAGGAGGTACCTCTGCATGGGTGTGAATGTCTAAATCAGAATTTGATCGTTTCACTTTCAACTTCCCGATGAAGGCTTTATTTGTGACATAATTTTCATCAGCTTcctctgaaataacagaaacttTAACTGTGTTCTTGGCAAGATTATCTGCTCTAGCTATCTTTAAAGTTTTGTTATGGTAAATAGCTTGACTCACATCATCTACTTTCCTCTTCGAAGAAGCAATGAAACTCAGATGTGGAGAGGAAACAGTGTTACTCATATTCTCTTCATAATCTGCTCTTACACTTTTCCTTCTGTGGCCTCGGCCTTTTGAACGTCCTCTTCCACCACTGATCCCACTTTTAACATGTGACTTTGAATTTAttcgtctttttctttctgcCAAAGACAAAGCATCCCGTTGCTGAAGAAATTCAAAACATGTTGGACAACTGTGAGCTGTGCAAACACAAACATGTTCCCTAAAAATGATACCTAGCCGTAATGCCAAAGCTTGCGTACGTAAAGATTTCAAGTCTCGAACACTAAAGTAACCTCGGCGTACAGCCTGAGATGGAAGACTTAGTACTTTTAAAATAGAATCTGGTATATCTGGGAAGTGTACCCTCAATTCTTCTCTTAGCAGTCTATTAAACTTTTTCTGTATAAAGTTAGGGTAAGGCTTCCTCTTAAGTATCTTTTGCCGAAGACTTTGATCAAATTCAGATTTTATGCCTGTCTCACTCGAAGTCACTCCTTCAGTTATCACTTTCTCCTGTGAATAGGCAGAACTTATGGTATTCACATTATTTGATTTTGTGTTAATTAATATCTTTATGGGTTCAGATGTTTTAGCATTAAAAAGAAGAGGTATCTTTGCAGGTATGTATGTTTTTGGATTTTGTTGCGAACCTTTTGGGGCAATTGGATGAACATAGCTTTTTGGGCAATGCTTTGTGGGTACCTGTGGCTTGGCACAACGGCTGACCAGATTAGACATTACAGCATTACTGTTATATACCTGTTCAGATGTATGTTGAGGCAATATGTTGGATAGCAGTGAAGGTGTACTTGCTCCTGAATCAGACTGTACACTAGAACTACTTGGAACCATCATGTATAGTGATTCTAAGGGCGTAGTTTGTGGGAGAGACACCTGATACATTTCCTGGCCTGTTCCTCCAACTGTGATGACTGTGTTGGGAATTATGATCTGACTTGCATCTTCAGACTGCAACACAGATTTTCCCTGCTGAGGAGGATTTGATAACACAGGAGTGTGGGATTTGACTGAAGATGTGACATTAATTACTTGATTTTCATTATAACTAGGTTTCACACATGGATGATTGGGTATAGTATTAGTTGCTGATGACTCACTGCTTACTGGGTCAGGTGGTGGAAAGAAAGATGTAATGTTTGTTGGTGCACTTGCTGGGATAGAGATACTAACGCCTGTCTTCCCAACAGGCAAAACAAATCTAGTGTCTTCATATACACCACCAGGAACATTAAAGTGGGTAACTGTTGTTGCCACATTCCCCATACCTACAGACGTAGCAGGAATGACATTAGGGTTGGAATTTGTTGTTGAATTCTTGGAGATACCATTTTCAATCTGTTTTTTATCTTTAAGACCAATAGCATTTCTTTCTCGTGGGATACTAAACTGGTTAGGATTGAACTCCTCCCTCTGAGGCCAAGAAGTTGATCCATCCTGGTTCTGCAGTCTCCTGTCTTTACCTAGAATAAATCGGAGTGGTCTAGGTTGTTTCTGCAATTCATGCTCAACTACCTGCCCACGAACCACACATTTGACAGGCCTAGTTGCTGGTCGCATCTTAAAAGATACAGTTCTTGCAACTCTTCTACATGCATCATTCTTTATTTGATCATCAGAAAAATCTTTCTTAACATTACCTGGTGCTGGTAATGGCAAAGACTGGACTACTTCAAGAGATACATCTTTCTCCTTCTGATGTCTCACTGAATGCTCCTGAGGAAATTCCACAGAGTCACTATTAAGAATTTGTGGAGGAGACTTATCTCCCAAATCTTTAAATATATCATCTATTAAttcctcaaacttacttccaATTTTCATGCTGGTCAACAATGAATTGTGTAATACATTTTTACTTGAATTCTGATTTTCCTCATTCTTTGAATAAAAACACACTTGTTTACTGGGATCAGAATCTATACATCCTTGATCTACCTCTTGCAAAAAGGAATCTAGCAAGTTATCAAAATCATTAGCATTACTCATATCTGAACCAAAAGGTTGCTCTGTCACACTTTGGTTAAAGCTGAGAGGTGCTATCCCTAAACTGCTCCACGTCTCATTGGTATTAACACCCGAATTAAAGCTCTGCAGATTCACATGTGCTGACTGATGGCTGTGTGCATCATCAGCCACTTCATGACTAAATCCACATGTTAACGTGGTACTAATATCAGGTAAACAAGGTATGTCATCAAAAACAGAATCTATTTCATTAAAGTCATTTACTGGGGACACGTTTGTTTGTCCAAAGTTTCCACTGGAATAACTCCCTGATAGTGGCCCAGTTACAACTAACATTTCAGAAATATTAGGGTTATTCAAGTTACTAGGAAGCTCAGAATATAAGCATCtgttcatttcattcttttccaACCCAAATGGATTTTCTTGGCATGAACTTTTAGTGAATTCTTTTGCAGTTCTAACTTCCTCATTCAATTCTAATATACTTGCTGGAAGACCTGAATCATCAACTTTACATCTACGTGCAGAAAAATTGCTTTGATTACTATAATCTGCATCAACTTTTTCATTGATGGTCTCCAGTATGTCACTATTTCTAACCCCATTTTCACAATTTTTTGTGATTTCATTGTAAACTGAAGGGTTACTTTCAGAACTTAGTACATATGATGAATTGcagtattttcctttttctttaccaGTAGCAGGTAACTTATTTATAAAACTTTCCCAGTTATCTGAGACTGATGTAATGAGAGGAGCAACAGATGGTTTTGGTGTCTGCAGAGTCCATACAACATCACTAACTGGGATATGTGATGGACCAATTTCATCAAAAGGATCTCTTGGTGATAAAGCTTCACAATTCCTAAGCACTGGCTTTTCATTTTCCTGACCTTGGACTGTAACAGCTACTTTAAGGTTAAATGGCTCAAAATGTGGATTATCAGGTATAACATTAGAGAGAACATTGTCTTCTTTACTTCCTGTCATACTGTTGCACGATACACTAAGTCCTTCAGTTGTTCCTACTACCTGAGACAATTCATTGTGAGTAACCATACCGTCTATATTATCTTCAATGGGTTTTATTAAGCGTTTTAAGACAAGATCATCTGTACTCTGAAAGGAGCTCACATCAACAGAGCTACACTGATTTAAATACACAGCTTTTATATTGTTTGGTCCTGTTTGGGGTGAGAAGCCCTCAGGCATAAATTCAGTAGTTTTATGTTTTGCAGGTTCAAATTGGTCATATAATTTAGAAAACAACTCTGGAAAGACTGAAGATTTTTCAGTATCCTTCCAATTTGAATCTTTCATATCTGGCATAGAACTGGGTGGTGACCTAAAGGATAAATGATTTGCAGAATCTATTATAGGTCTGAACAGGTTTTGCTGCACCCCTCTATTGGTGGCATTGCTGGCTGAAAATACAGACTTTTCTGTTCCCTGTTGATCAGTGCAACATTCTGCATCAAAGACTTTCGGAAGAGGGTTATCTCTGTGTTTATGATGGTAGATACCACCCGAAAGACTGTCTACATGAACATCATTCATATCTGATACTGGCACAGAACAGTCCTTGAAAAGATCACTACCTTTTTCACTCATGCAGTATTCATAAGTTAACAGATCATCAACGAGAACACTGTTTATATCTGAAGTATAAAGACACAGGTCCTTGAAAGGTTCACTACCTGACACACTTAACATAGGCAAGGTTTCATGTGTACTGCTATCTATTTTACGCCCTTCCAAGACAATTTCTTTCCCAAAGGATTTCGGTAATTTTGGTTGTTCACCTATTTTCTTAATGCTACAGCGGCCATCTTCTAGACATTTAACCTTGTAAGTTTCATTTACTGCTTTTTCCACACACTCAACATGAATATTTGCTTTCTCTGACAAATATTGTGACAAATT includes these proteins:
- the LOC139746917 gene encoding uncharacterized protein isoform X3 → MFYLNEILLIVMNVKQKFVCVHDDMHPLASSKVQKKVDSKTVENYVLNETVSVSCARMQVRPVGCGSKEIVPSKCAIRWKPPKCGTREGSLSSMDCVDFEKRIKGVNIVGLENKVLLVKVMKDGTESETMEGKPLPKFHRKQSSFARCRHSLGKLPTSSIKREDRHTDDCKLGKRESDFASETIHSSVCRVSLALEKKPVQLEGHERSGHGPDSVQKKVAEVSNISKDLPLNIYKCSSEDASLYVTSLRNSITEIHEDASKSFRNSGTSENSSKAKHALVIPVSKRNVISGNVCRVDIGKAVPLPSQKVFNLSQYLSEKANIHVECVEKAVNETYKVKCLEDGRCSIKKIGEQPKLPKSFGKEIVLEGRKIDSSTHETLPMLSVSGSEPFKDLCLYTSDINSVLVDDLLTYEYCMSEKGSDLFKDCSVPVSDMNDVHVDSLSGGIYHHKHRDNPLPKVFDAECCTDQQGTEKSVFSASNATNRGVQQNLFRPIIDSANHLSFRSPPSSMPDMKDSNWKDTEKSSVFPELFSKLYDQFEPAKHKTTEFMPEGFSPQTGPNNIKAVYLNQCSSVDVSSFQSTDDLVLKRLIKPIEDNIDGMVTHNELSQVVGTTEGLSVSCNSMTGSKEDNVLSNVIPDNPHFEPFNLKVAVTVQGQENEKPVLRNCEALSPRDPFDEIGPSHIPVSDVVWTLQTPKPSVAPLITSVSDNWESFINKLPATGKEKGKYCNSSYVLSSESNPSVYNEITKNCENGVRNSDILETINEKVDADYSNQSNFSARRCKVDDSGLPASILELNEEVRTAKEFTKSSCQENPFGLEKNEMNRCLYSELPSNLNNPNISEMLVVTGPLSGSYSSGNFGQTNVSPVNDFNEIDSVFDDIPCLPDISTTLTCGFSHEVADDAHSHQSAHVNLQSFNSGVNTNETWSSLGIAPLSFNQSVTEQPFGSDMSNANDFDNLLDSFLQEVDQGCIDSDPSKQVCFYSKNEENQNSSKNVLHNSLLTSMKIGSKFEELIDDIFKDLGDKSPPQILNSDSVEFPQEHSVRHQKEKDVSLEVVQSLPLPAPGNVKKDFSDDQIKNDACRRVARTVSFKMRPATRPVKCVVRGQVVEHELQKQPRPLRFILGKDRRLQNQDGSTSWPQREEFNPNQFSIPRERNAIGLKDKKQIENGISKNSTTNSNPNVIPATSVGMGNVATTVTHFNVPGGVYEDTRFVLPVGKTGVSISIPASAPTNITSFFPPPDPVSSESSATNTIPNHPCVKPSYNENQVINVTSSVKSHTPVLSNPPQQGKSVLQSEDASQIIIPNTVITVGGTGQEMYQVSLPQTTPLESLYMMVPSSSSVQSDSGASTPSLLSNILPQHTSEQVYNSNAVMSNLVSRCAKPQVPTKHCPKSYVHPIAPKGSQQNPKTYIPAKIPLLFNAKTSEPIKILINTKSNNVNTISSAYSQEKVITEGVTSSETGIKSEFDQSLRQKILKRKPYPNFIQKKFNRLLREELRVHFPDIPDSILKVLSLPSQAVRRGYFSVRDLKSLRTQALALRLGIIFREHVCVCTAHSCPTCFEFLQQRDALSLAERKRRINSKSHVKSGISGGRGRSKGRGHRRKSVRADYEENMSNTVSSPHLSFIASSKRKVDDVSQAIYHNKTLKIARADNLAKNTVKVSVISEEADENYVTNKAFIGKLKVKRSNSDLDIHTHAEVPPLKDDGPQSCDDSYLMIYHSIKDSRHFQNMKWPVTSKENKGFENKGILINDHMGNKSEKRWESRQNTNMMKAAFDDLHLKKQLEKDFVPFTEEETEQSKNQSTGFFQKPLYFDLHSLEIGPLNLVAKFEQPKLHVLYTARKFVYEFEIKQTGEKGNHQKPAVVESQNDSPLQLYLAVDIPFSTLQAINIAYNTVLLVLNTIPVVQVMGMRGTSHIAVTEKDVLSKAQLTYLSHVKAALTIYPLHKVLIPNRARALSLHDGLCEFSDWFSRMLCKHIPVQDDQIPSWSLASYVDASFMVSKQRTAVPGGVDHVLSTQNHSLPHESFHQKTWQEQVRNTPVTQGSDIIMNTATSPSSAAMYLISAVKAALGSQGVLHPVPFSPALQFPLAPYLKKGCTCEGTCHIMECPCARAGALCCTKQTCQCKECDNPLNILHVLGLDVHTARVDECLMQNLYSYDMAGLCSLLVSQVILPCCGAAPELLHIIPGTVVCNCCGMAVCYSWCSHHIHLQNLCPRNHCLVCCCCKPALHTHCQTCHQCTPSTSHGQCAECGTHKLF